The nucleotide sequence cattatccacttaatcaacactaaataacataagatccgtaaacttatctaaattccctatactaaccacctaatctacctaaactaaccaaattagagaggaattagagaggcttaccattgcaacGAAAcagggaggaagtggagaggaagtagagaggaaagaaagagtgagcgctcggggtgtatatataagattacattccgtcgcaaattcctcgtaattttacgacaaattacagaggcccgtgtttttttttacgacgaaacagcgagagattacaaaggcccgcgttttattatacgaggaagttacgaggaattacaaaggcccgtgttttttaggTACGAGGAcgttacgacgattttgcttacgtggaattaccgAGGAAAGCTTCCCTATAAATATACCTGTAACTCTCCTTCTCAACCCACacccaaactcccaaatcacaccctatctcacttcatactctcaaatccaatcatattcaaattataaatatttgagaaaaaaggaagagaagaagatattggaaTTTATGTTGGTGAGACTTAAGTAATATAATTGGTGGAAGTCTTGCCACGTGTAAATCCagtatatttcttctttttcttttttttttctagtttttacggtacgaggtgtttacgacgattttggttacgaggtgtttacgacgattccgtcctacgtggaattaaagtGGGCCGCGTTCATCATTtactttacgtggtatttacgacgaatctctcctacgtggtatttacgacgaatatgtcctacgtggtatttacgaggaattcgATGTAAGTTCGACGTTAacatacgaggaattaacgagtattccgtttaaatccctaaaatccaaaaccccaaaccccatattccttatcttctacttcatatattccaaaccctatctttattttcattccaaaccacaattccttattttcattcactcagagagtcttacgtggaattagcgtgccccgctttctttatttttttaatttcgtcgtaaactcctcgTAGCCTTACGACAaccttacgacgattttggcttgcgtggaattagcgtgccccgctttctttattttttttaatttcgtcgtaaactcctcgtggccttacgacaaccttacgacgatttttggcttacgaggaattaacgagtataacgtttaaatccctaaaatccgaaacccaaaccccatcttccttatcttctacttcatatattccaaaccccaaacccatctacccttgaacctcaatctattctttcacCTTAAaccttatttataatatattccaaaccacaaACCACAAGTCCttattcataattaaaataaactttcacattaccttattcataaatcaaactctcacattatcttattcataaaacaaactacataaaatcaaatacatcaatcggatacatcaacattctcgtcatcactagaaacatcttcattttcattaaagtcgtcttcaacagcttcgtctgtggcatcgtcggtaagatcttcgtactcgtgattatgcggatcaatgagaaggatgtcatcaatttcttggtCAGGTTCGTTGACTTCATTTatatgttcttcttgcaatggtggttcttctccactgataattcgtcctcgaggtgtaactttgatcacagctaaccaatttatacccgaatctctcattcgagggtatggaaggaagctaacttggtctgcttgtgaagctaagatgaaaggctcgaatttgttgtaccttcgtccatcgttgacatcaactacaccgaatttgttagaccgaacaccgtTGACGTAAagtatttcgtcgtaaagaactCGCGAagtttacgtggtatttacgagaaaatagtgtttcctcgtaaaagccacgtcaatttacatcgtctttacgacgaaattgttttgtcgttaccttacgacgaaataacgatgctTCTCTTTTTTCACGtactttcctcgtaaaatcaaCGTACTTTTacgaggattatttttcctcgttaattatcCTCGTTAAacttacgttttcttgtagtgtatatcTTTTGTATTTTGGACtgatattttcttttggtttgggCTCTTTCCTTCCTTCTACGACGGCTCGGCGACGTCTGCTCTTCAGTCTCTTCTTCCAAATCTCTGAGACGCTTCTTCAACCTCTGATTATTTTAAACCGACCATTGACTTCCTCTACAGATTCGTAACGCCTCTACGCATCACTGAAATCAGGTAATTAAGTTTCTCCACTAACTCCTTCAAGCCACCATTCAATACGTCACATTTAGTTTCCCTTACCTCAACCTCCTTTGGACTTAGAGATATTAGTCCTATAAATAGTGCCGATCATTTCGTCAAAACCAGTGCCTCACTCAATTCAGTCTCGCCGTTCTCCGCCAATTCAGTCTCGACGTTCTCCGCAGACAGTGGCCACACCTCTCTTTCGTTTATGGAAGCACGAGATATGAAGAAAGGAGAGCTAATGGAGCTGACAACTTGACATGCTCTTGATTGATGAAAAGGTTGGCCTCTCCATCTTCTCTGCATATTTTTACGATTTAAATTGTCGTTACTGATTATATATATTCACCATCTTATTcatccttcttcctcttcagtcttcacagtCGACGCTCCTCTAGGGCACCACTTCAAACTTTCAGATTCAACCATCGCCATCCCGGACAAGAAGGATAgatgaaacttttgttgttgtCTCTTTGGTGTCATTTTGATTTGAGTGGTTTCTGGTTCCTGACAAACTTCAAGTTGTGATTTGGTTTTGTTAATTAGAGAGTTTGCTGTAAGAACCGATGATCGAAGCAATGTATGAAGAATAGTTGGTGATGCAATATAGCTTAAACCAATATCAGGATATCTTTAACAGCTTTCTTGCTGAGTTTTCTGAGCTCTCTGAAACTGTAAGCCCTTATTTCACGAGAAAGCAAAAAATATTAGACAGTTTCTCAAAGTGAATGTTGTATGCTAATGCTGGACGTGAACTTCCGTGATTTACTTCACAGGATATGTAACATATTTTACTATGTGGTAAGTGTGAGAGGAAAACATTTATTTATAGTAACAATATGGAGAAGTAGATTTCATCTATACTTTCAAACCTTCTAACCACGAAAAGTCCTAAATATAAATCTTTAAGCACTACTATTGTTGTGCAAAGATAATTTTGTTAATGTCTTGAGAGAGTTGAATTTAAACCTTATAATGCTCTTAATTCACATATTATGAGAAATTAGATAAATTATCTCCAAGTTCCAACAATATGTTCTCCAGGTTTGATTTAAGAccaaaacaattaatttaagaCAAACGTAATATAATTTACCATTGGTCACTTTTACTATTTAATTAAATAGTTTGAAGACTTTTTTATTGTTTCACagtttatgttattttcaaaatccaatataaaaagtaaatcaattaaaacaaaattgaaaaacaaatttagaatatagtTTAGAGAAATTTGCTAGGATagcttttttaatttatattcatataaatgGCCTTCAAAGaggaaaatgatcaaaacaaattttattaaagggtaaaatgtatttttatgatagggttaactaatccacatttaggatttagagttaaggggtgagtTTTTGAGgatagggtttcaaattttaaaaaataaaattaaaaaataaaaatttcaatataaaaaagGTATATTTTGGTCGTTTTCTCTTTGAGAACTATTTTTTATggcaaaaacttaaaaatgtatatttgagATAATTTTCCTATAATTTATCATTGgtctattttaatatttaattaaatgctaaatatataaagatatttttcttaatatttgtatttgtcaaccaaaatacttataatttgaaaaaaataaatattaaacataataaTAGATATTTAGCCTACAATTTACTCTTACATTTCAACCACAActtaaaaaatactaataacttctcacttatatatataaataatcaacTATACTAAATATAAAATGCACCACATAAGTTATTATATGATAATAACTTCCAGTACAAGTGTACAACAACATGAATACTCAGAAAAAGATGATGTAATGTCACTCCAAGAAAAAAAGCATAACTAATTATCAACATAGCATGTTTTATTTGGCATTAAAAAAACATGtacaaaatttaactaatatttatatttttgattaataaaaatttatattaaatatttactctaacaatttaaactatttttaaatatttatcccGTCTATAGGGCAGACCGGCCTTACTTTATATATTAGCTTTTGAATATTCACTTATTCATTGTTTTctgtatatgttttatttttcttcatagTTCTTTCATATATTCTTCTTATTCATTTGGTATTATGATATTGGATACTTTTATAACTTTGCAATTACAgttttaacttcttcttttttaattatcatGGGTGTGATTTTCTGGGTCATCATTCTTTGCATACATGTAAACAATCTTAATAAATACTTTCATTaactattttcatattattttttactaactcaacaattagaaaaaaagtaaattttattTCGGCCCCAATTTTTAGAATTGCCTAAGGCTCCATATAGTCTAGGCACGGCACTGTGAGCAACCTGAGTGTAAGAAAATGTATAAACCAACCTTTAGAAGCTTACCACACATTAGAGTCATAAGGGCAACAGCTTTAAGAAAGTGTATAAACCAACCTTCTGTGCTCTCATCCTCATTATCCATCTCAAGGTTATCTACTCCACTAGTGAACGATGGTTCGTCCTTCTCAACGTCACAAATTTCCTCATAACCTgctcttctgtttcttgcttCTTACGTTTCTGTGCATCTGCATCAAGATGATCAGCCTCTATACCCTCGGCCTCATCATAATTATCTGTTTCATTTCCAGATTTTGGACCGGTCTCTTTGTCAACCTTTATCCCTTTGATTCTACAGAGCATTTTCATGTGAGTGTCTATAGCATGCTTAGCATCTTCCAACTTCCTCAAAAACATAACCGTCATTGTGTCTGGCAAGTCTGCTTCAGTTATATCAGTGTGCTTCGGATAATGATCAGGCTTATAGAGATTTTTAAGCTTGTGAATACGAACTGCGAATGGTATTACAGACACTTCCATATGTAACTTTCACCCATATGAACTGCGAATGGTATTACAGACACTTCCAAACTCTTTATAATATCTGCTACCGTAATCTTCCTCAACTTATCAGTAATATGACTTGCATAAGCTGCAAAAATAAGCTGTTTTCGATAAAGCAAGTCTAAAGATCAATCCCAAATTCAAATCTAATAATAGAAACTATCCAGTTATACAAGGACTATGAACTTAAGAACAAACAGAAAATCCTAAGGTCTACAGAAGTGTAGATAGTACTGATAACTGGACAAAAATCGATGATATTAAAGGATTTcactttgatattttttttttggttacttaTAACAAAACTGACAAGCTTCTTGTTGTGTATGTCGTTTGATCTGTTAGAATCATCTTTTTTTACTTGTCCTTCTCCACATCTGTTTGGGAGAATGATCCTGCGTGGTGATGGTCATTTGTCTTGGCTGGGGTCCAACGCTCTGACTGAGAGGAACGGATCAGGATCTGCATACAGAGAGTGATGACACCTAGACCAAGTGCCGACAACGCCATGCCTTTCCATGAGGAAAAGAGATCTGACCAGTGTAAGAATTTAATTGCTCCTAGAGTTAGTAGGCAGGCCCATGATAAAACCACCTGGAAAAAAAGATGAAGAGGTTTGTGAGCTTTTTTATGGATAGATCCAAAAGAATGTTTTGGGAAACTCACTGCAAGAGACTTTATGGGACGGCCAATGTTCTGCTCCTGCTGACCAGGGAAAGTGTCTGCCGCTATGTGTTTGTCTAACAGTGCATCCTGTACCACAGAGCCGAGATAAGATGAGTGTGTCCAAAATGAAATTTTCTCTACAAAATCTTGACCGAGTATGTTGCCATCAACAGAGAAGTAGAAAAAAtcagtaaaataatatttatacctTAGCCACAAACTGATTTATGCACCACTGTGCAATTGCCTCATCTGATTCAGGCAAGTCTTTCATCGAGTGACACTTTATGTGAACATGCACCTGAAACCAGCAGCAATGGTTTAAATGAGCCCTATGATTTCTACTAACACATTATGAAAGCAAAGGTGACATTTCATTCATCAAAGTGTTATATTCGTCTCAGTTGAATAATGAAGTGAATACTATGTGAGAAGAGTGCAGCTAATATATGTTACTTAACGAAGACctattcttgtttttatttgctTACCACAGAAGGCTGTCCTCTGAATAGTCTTAGCATTGTTGGGGGTGGAGAAGTTTTTGGAATAGCCACGGTCATATCATAAATGGCTGGGACAAATGAACGCATATTACTTACAGTTGACACAAAACcctgaaataaaaaatacaagccAAGTTTATTATCACGGcagaaaacacaaatatatcaaTCACCAAGTCGATGTGATGAAAGCATAAGTATAAAAAAGATCCACAGCTACAAGAACATTCAAACTTACTTTGGTACGAGGAATCAAGACATTACGAGGGATAGGCAACTCAGAGGACGCTGCGTATTCTTGTGCTGCTTTAAGTTTTGTCTCTGTAAAGCGGGTTCCCTCCACAAAAAGGGCTAGCCAGAAAGGCTGAGGGAAGTCTTTCAAGCGTTGAAGACCTGACTATAATTTAGATAAACAGATATAATTATTCATGGTCTGTAAATGAAGATCCTGCATCTTCATGGTTATGAGGTATAACATAAGAGTTTTACACAGAAGCAAAAACGAAATGAGTTGcacaagaaaaatataaacacaTACCTTTATTGTGCTTTCATCCTTTGCCCAATTTCTTTCCAAAAACAGAAACTCTGAGAACCACATTGACCAGCCTATGACCTGTATATGTGTGACAGTTCTATGTTTATGAATACCTTAGAGTATGTGACAGAATAAAAAGGAGAAGAAGTGTATGAACCTAAAGCAATTATCTTCTTATCAACAGTTATTGAGTTTCTAACTTAAAGCAGATATTCAGAAATAGAACTCAAGACTACTGTTTTTTTAAGAGATCTAGCAAGCAAAAAAGTTAACTAATAAATTCACATACTGGAAGAAACTTGTTAGACTTCTTCGTTACAGCTAACGCACTTCCCAGGCAACCTGACCTCTGCATCGAAATAAAGACATGAAACAATGAATTACAAGATGTAAGCAGCATATCTGGACTCTTTAAGAGCAGACACGATGATGCAATATTCTTTCTTATCTCATCAGTGGATCATTCCAAAGTGTAACCTGCTACCTAAGAAATCTATATTAACTAGAAACTAGAAAGCAAAATACATGGTCCCATTGTCTATGTTGATTCCCCACTTATGCATTCAAGCCAAAACGATTGTTTGAAACAAGACGCATGAAACACCAAGATTAAATCATGTACCTGAGCCAGAATCCATCCCACAAGCCAATCGATATCACTTCGGTGATTACAAACGACAAGAGCATGTTCTTTTCCTGAAAGAAAAGTAACAGTCAAGTTACAGATtagaacataaataaaataaaaaatattttgattccCAATAAGCAGGAACTTACCCATTCGACTGAGGGTCTCATCATCAGCAAACACTTTGATCTAGGGCAAAAGGAAAAGCAAGTCTCAGGGGAAGTCCAAGGTCATGTGCAAAGTAATTAAATAAAGGGATGGTCTCAATCTGTTCCGTGACTTATATAAGCTAccgtaacaaaaaaaatggtaTTGTTACTAAATCGGGAAAAGAAGATACCTTGACTCCTGCCCACCAGTCAACGATCCAGACAAGCTCAAGCCACAAAGTTTCTGCGACCACCCGGTTGATTTTTCTGTATGTGTTCTTAGACAGGGGTCTAACGAGTACATAACAAATTGcctgaaattaaaaaaaaaaatttataaacatcaAACTGTAGCAAACGAAGTATAAAGACAAGGCTCTTCTAAGCTTCTAGGCATGGAGACAAACATCCCCTTAGTATAGAGAATCAACATAACTCTCAAGGAACTTGATACAGtacttaaaccctaaatatgAAGAAGCTCTATTCAGCGTACGGAAGCCATATAAAGCAGTGAATCAATACGGAGAAGGTAAAGAAATATCAGAAGAGAGGTTCACGAGGCGGAGTAACTAACACCTGAAGGAGGTTCATGAGGAGACcagagatgaagaagagaaggccTAAAGGCACTATTACAGCTGCAGCTATTGCCATGTAAACTAATATGACAGGGAATGAATCAACGACGGAGCAAGTTCCCAATAAGGCAAAACTCGTTCCGAGATTTACGTAAAACTAAACGGCGAGTTTGAACACCCGACAGCTTGCAAATTTATTGATTTGATTTATATAAGGAGATGACACTTCAACACTTTCTTAACACGGAATGGGCGTTACTCTCATTATTTCAGTCTAGACCCtcaatttgttttatatttttcataagtCCGTTATCTTTTATAATCAATCAGATGGACCCTTTTGTGACTAGGGAAAGTATCCATGCGTATAGCAAGAATTGATCTCTAGTCTACAATTCTATATATGCAGAGAAATCCTCCACTACAATACCAATAAATACTTGATTTAATCAAACTTTTACTTTCTCAGAGTTTCCTCAGTTTTTTTGGAGTTCACTTCTTTGTGGATTTCATTTATTTCAGTTCAAATACTTGGCATGGTTCGGATTGTTTAATGCGGTGTAAATAAACCATGAACTGtgagaattttttatttatatattctatgTGAGAATATTTTGAAGTTGGTAGAAACCAAATTatacttaaaagttaaaacgtttaatttttttttgactgtGAACACCATGCTTTATTGAACCGGTTCAACTGGGTTAGGCTGAACAGCTAATCCCGACGGAACCATAACATTTACATAGAAAAATTCAGAAGCTTTCACACAAACTCCTTTCGCAAGGAGATCGGCTCAAGCATTAAACCCACGAGGGATAAAAGACAAGGaaaacaatgtaaataaaaaaaacgagTATGAAAAAATTCTTACCATTATGAACcaaagatggtcaaaaatcttcttcttcgatcAGCTTTACCATTTGCAGGCAATCCGATTCGAAATGCATAGAATCATGCCTCAAGTGAAGAGATGATCGCATAGCCCAGAGTAGCGAGTTCATCTCTGCGTGCAGGGGAGTAAGGACTTGTTTCCCCCCCCCAAGGGAGCCAGACATCGTGGTCCCATCTTGCAATTCCATCATGAGACCACCCCCAAAAGTAGATTGATTGGTAGCCCAAGATGCATCAACTTGATATCTCGGTTTGCGCAACCTATTCATCTCCTCCTAGTTCGATACGAGTGGGCGCTCCTTCGCCTTTCCTACTTTCATCGCTTGTTGTGCCACCATCCACTCTTCGCATTCTTAAGTAGCTTTGTGAAGAGTATACAAGAGTGACGCCTTGACTCTGTTAAAGAGTTTATCATTCCGTACTTTCCAGACGTACCACATAATCCACGGGAACTTATTTAGACTTTGCGTCGAAACTCCTCTTGGTGGGGCTCTGAGCAAGAGAAAATCAAAGTTTTCATAGACTGAGGTACTCAAGAACAGTCCTGGACGCGATGGAATATCCGACAAAGCCCACATTTGGATAGCAAGAGGACATTCAAAAAGTAGATGATTTATCGACTCTTCATTGCTTCTGCACCAATACGTTTACTTCTTTTACATTTGAAGTTCTTTgatgtattttttataaaataatagagTTTGAATATACATATGAATATTGGTGAGGTGGTTGATCTCTCTAAccaagtttgatttttttatataaacaaatgaaaaaatcaaaaaaagaagtaaagaataaatttaatCTTTTCATGTTATATATTTCTAGCTGCATTTTTGTTCACTGATTTGTTAATGTTCTCCAACATGTTGGAGGGAAAGGGGAAATAGATAATCTAAAGAACAAATAACAAGGAATTTCCTTATGTAAgatgatttgtcttaattcaTGTAACATATATAGTCACATGATGTTCTCTGTTTTGTTCTGTGTGCTAGCCTGACTTCGCAGGCTAGTTATGAGTTAAAGTTAATGAAATACCAGTTTTAGGcactaatttttatataagagtTTAAGAACATCAATCTACCCGGTTCGGTACAACTTTTGTTGATTCAGAGAACATATTCCATGATGAGCCAAAGGACACAACGGTCATTTTAAATTCACCTGAACACAGTTCGAACAAGCTCTTGTCGAGTGCCGGCGAACCGAACCCTAACACTTGAAACCCCTTGCttcatcctctctctctctccaaagatgtctctatcctctctctctctagacaCCAAGCCGAGATTCGCTGTCGGAGTTCCACACCACCGCCGTTATCCTCATCCCCACCACCCTCGCAGCTTCCTCCCCTGCTCTCCTAAACGTCTAACCGTCTCAGCGTCACTGAGCGTTACAGCTGATTCAACCACCACCGAGCCACTCGAACGGATTGGTGCACTGAGTCAAGTCTCAGGCGTGCTAGGTTGCCAGTGGGGAGATGAAGGCAAAGGCAAGCTCGTTGACATCTTAGCTCAACACTTCGACATCGTTGCTCGCTGTCAGGTAAAAAGTTCACACCTTTATCCTCAGATTCTTTGTGATCCTTTCGTTAATCCTAGAGAATCACAATCATTAGTATTGAAAGTTGCAAACTTTGTATAGAGGGTAGTTGCAAAGTTCAAGTCTTTATTTGTTTTGGATTGAAAGTTAATAACTTTGTATAGAGAGGAGTTACAAAGTTTAAGCCTTTCTTTGTTTTGGATTGAAAGTTGTTAACTTTGTGTCAAGGGCAGTTGCAAAGTTGAagtctttctttgttttgtatTGAAAGTTATTAACTTTGTTTCATGGGCAGTTGCAAAGTTTAAAgtctttatttgttttgtattgaaaatttgaaagttGTTAACTTTGTATAGAGGGCAGTTGCAAAGTTTAagtctttctttgttttgtatTGAAAGTTGTTTAAAGGGCAGTTGCAAAGTTTAAgtctttatttgttttgtattgAAAGTTGTTAACTTTGAATCAAGGGCAGTTACAAAGTTTAagtctttctttgttttgtggTTTAACCATTAGGGTGGAGCTAATGCTGGGCACACTATATACAACTCAGAGGGAAAGAAGTTTGCTTTACATCTTGTGCCTTCAGGTATACTCAACGAGGACACCACTTGTGTGATTGGCAACGGAGTTGTGGTGCATTTGCCAGGTCTCTTCAAGGAGATTGATGGTCTTGAGTCCAACGGCGTTTCCTGTAAAGGAAGGATCTTGGTCTCAGACCGCGCTCATCTCTTGTTTGATTTCCACCAAGAGGTTGATGGTCTCAGAGAATCCGAGCTTGCAAAATCATTCATTGGTACGACCAAGAGAGGCATTGGTCCTTGCTACTCTAGTAAAGTGATAAGGAATGGTATTAGAGTTGGTGATTTAAGGCACATGGACACTTTGCCTCAGAAGCTTGAAGTTTTGCTAGCGGATGCAGCTGCGAGGTTTAAAGGGTTTAAGTATACTCCAGAGATGCTTAGGGAAGAAGTTGAAGCGTATAAGAGATACGCTGAGAGATTAGAGCCTTATATAACTGACACGGTTCATTTCATGAATGATGCGATTTCTCAGAAGAGGAAGGTTTTGGTGGAAGGTGGTCAAGCTACAATGCTGGACATTGACTTTGGTACTTATCCTTTTGTTACTTCCTCTAGTCCATCAGCTGGTGGGATCTGTACCGGTCTTGGTATCGCTCCAAGAGCCGTTGGTGATCTAATTGGAGTGGTGAAAGCGTACACTACAAGAGTTGGTTCAGGACCATTTCCTACAGAGAATTTGGGACCAGGTGGTGACCTTCTGAGGTTGGCTGGACAGGAGTTTGGGACTACAACTGGTCGTCCTCGTCGGTGTGGCTGGCTTGACCTTGTTGCCCTGAGATTCTCTTGCCAAATCAATGGGTTTGCGTCGCTTAATCTCACTAAGCTTGATGTACTTTCCGACCTGGAAGACATCCAGCTGGGTGTGGCTTATAAGAAGAGTGATGGCACTCGTGTTGACTCCTTCCCTGGTGATCTTCGCCTTCTTGAAGAACTGCAAGTAAGTGTTGATCTCTTGTAGTATCTGATAAAGTCTTGAAAACTCTTGTTTAAATGTGAAAATGTATGTTAGGTGGAGTATGAAGTGTTACCTGGATGGAAGTCTGACATATCCTCAATAAGAAACTATGCTGATCTTCCAAAGGCTGCACAGCAATATGTTGAGAGGATTGAAGAACTAGTTGGTGTGCCCATTCATTACATTGGTATTGGACCTGGTCGTGATGCCCTTATATATAAATGAGTTTTAGGTtaggcttttttttttggctcttCCACAGACTTAAAGATTTGATGAAGCATCAAGTTACTTGAGAT is from Brassica napus cultivar Da-Ae chromosome A4, Da-Ae, whole genome shotgun sequence and encodes:
- the LOC106380147 gene encoding 1-acyl-sn-glycerol-3-phosphate acyltransferase 2-like — its product is MAIAAAVIVPLGLLFFISGLLMNLLQAICYVLVRPLSKNTYRKINRVVAETLWLELVWIVDWWAGVKIKVFADDETLSRMGKEHALVVCNHRSDIDWLVGWILAQRSGCLGSALAVTKKSNKFLPVIGWSMWFSEFLFLERNWAKDESTIKSGLQRLKDFPQPFWLALFVEGTRFTETKLKAAQEYAASSELPIPRNVLIPRTKGFVSTVSNMRSFVPAIYDMTVAIPKTSPPPTMLRLFRGQPSVVHVHIKCHSMKDLPESDEAIAQWCINQFVAKDALLDKHIAADTFPGQQEQNIGRPIKSLAVVLSWACLLTLGAIKFLHWSDLFSSWKGMALSALGLGVITLCMQILIRSSQSERWTPAKTNDHHHAGSFSQTDVEKDK
- the LOC106382822 gene encoding adenylosuccinate synthetase, chloroplastic-like; the encoded protein is MSLSSLSLDTKPRFAVGVPHHRRYPHPHHPRSFLPCSPKRLTVSASLSVTADSTTTEPLERIGALSQVSGVLGCQWGDEGKGKLVDILAQHFDIVARCQGGANAGHTIYNSEGKKFALHLVPSGILNEDTTCVIGNGVVVHLPGLFKEIDGLESNGVSCKGRILVSDRAHLLFDFHQEVDGLRESELAKSFIGTTKRGIGPCYSSKVIRNGIRVGDLRHMDTLPQKLEVLLADAAARFKGFKYTPEMLREEVEAYKRYAERLEPYITDTVHFMNDAISQKRKVLVEGGQATMLDIDFGTYPFVTSSSPSAGGICTGLGIAPRAVGDLIGVVKAYTTRVGSGPFPTENLGPGGDLLRLAGQEFGTTTGRPRRCGWLDLVALRFSCQINGFASLNLTKLDVLSDLEDIQLGVAYKKSDGTRVDSFPGDLRLLEELQVEYEVLPGWKSDISSIRNYADLPKAAQQYVERIEELVGVPIHYIGIGPGRDALIYK